In the Jatrophihabitans endophyticus genome, one interval contains:
- a CDS encoding sensor histidine kinase, producing the protein MTLLGPQDASTELALDLVSQVVDYAIIALDTTGTIRSWNAGAERLKGYATEEAVGRHFSIFYTVDDREADLPLTLLTRAERDGRVAHSGWRLRKDGTRFWGDVVITALHDESGVLTGYAKVTRDRTAEHALVERESQLRMLVAQVVDYAIVALDPNGVVLTWNAGAAHLKGYTADEAIGQHFSVCYTPDDRSNGLPYDLLESARQAGRVEHTGWRVRKDGSRFWGDVVLTALRDDEGRLTGYAEVTRDRTEEHRLERLQASLFATLTHDIRQPLHSIAAYASLVARAEPGERAHFAERITTEAAHLEHLITNLFDYAKLRAGVVSIDVRPLALGDVVREVVAANGHLFAGREIDVDDDGATALADRVAMRRVLANLLSNAVKYSPAAAPVEVTVAGDGLRTRLTVADHGRGIAPEDVPVIFTEFVRGQLASEDGGTGLGLASVKHLVELQHGSVHLDSRLGDGTVVVVDLPATSR; encoded by the coding sequence ATGACCCTCCTCGGCCCGCAGGACGCGAGCACCGAGCTGGCGCTCGACCTGGTGTCGCAGGTGGTCGACTACGCGATCATCGCGCTGGACACCACCGGGACGATCCGCAGCTGGAACGCCGGCGCCGAGCGGCTCAAGGGCTACGCGACCGAGGAGGCCGTCGGGCGGCACTTCTCGATCTTCTACACCGTGGACGACCGCGAGGCCGACCTCCCACTCACCCTGCTCACGCGCGCCGAGCGCGACGGCCGGGTCGCCCACAGCGGGTGGCGACTGCGCAAGGACGGCACCCGCTTCTGGGGCGACGTCGTCATCACCGCGCTGCACGACGAGAGCGGCGTGCTCACCGGCTACGCCAAGGTGACCCGCGACCGCACCGCCGAGCACGCGCTGGTCGAGCGCGAATCGCAGCTGCGGATGCTCGTCGCCCAGGTCGTCGACTACGCGATCGTCGCCCTCGACCCCAACGGCGTCGTGCTGACGTGGAACGCCGGGGCGGCGCACCTCAAGGGCTACACCGCCGACGAGGCGATCGGGCAGCACTTCTCGGTCTGCTACACACCCGACGACCGGAGCAACGGCCTGCCCTACGACCTACTGGAGAGCGCCCGCCAGGCCGGTCGCGTCGAGCACACCGGCTGGCGGGTACGCAAGGACGGCTCGCGGTTCTGGGGCGACGTCGTGCTCACCGCGCTGCGTGACGACGAGGGCCGGCTCACCGGCTACGCCGAGGTCACCCGCGACCGCACCGAGGAGCACCGCCTCGAGCGGCTGCAGGCCTCGCTGTTCGCGACGCTCACGCACGACATCCGGCAGCCGTTGCACAGCATCGCGGCCTACGCCTCGCTCGTCGCCAGGGCCGAGCCCGGGGAGCGCGCACACTTCGCCGAGCGCATCACCACCGAGGCCGCGCACCTCGAGCACCTGATCACGAACCTCTTCGACTACGCGAAGCTGCGGGCCGGCGTGGTGTCGATCGACGTCCGGCCGCTCGCGCTCGGCGACGTCGTGCGCGAGGTCGTGGCCGCCAACGGCCATCTCTTCGCCGGCCGCGAGATCGACGTCGACGACGACGGTGCGACCGCCCTGGCCGATCGGGTCGCGATGCGCCGCGTACTGGCCAACCTGCTCAGCAACGCGGTGAAGTACTCACCCGCCGCGGCGCCCGTCGAGGTCACCGTCGCCGGCGACGGCCTGCGCACCCGCCTCACGGTCGCCGACCACGGCCGCGGCATCGCGCCCGAGGACGTCCCGGTCATCTTCACCGAGTTCGTCCGGGGGCAGCTTGCGAGCGAGGACGGCGGCACCGGCCTCGGACTGGCCAGCGTCAAGCACCTCGTCGAGCTCCAGCACGGCTCGGTCCACCTCGACAGTCGCCTCGGCGACGGCACCGTCGTGGTGGTCGACCTGCCCGCCACCTCACGGTGA
- a CDS encoding MFS transporter: MAERRRWTILVVGTLAQAATCSFLYGIPMLVPALRAEGLSLFEASLLVSAPMVGLLLTLIAWGAAADRYGEHVVIVTGVGASAVLLACAAVVPGSAGLAVLLALAGAFGASVNAASGRVVMGWFPVAERGLAMGTRQTAQPLGVAIAALALPTLGREHGAHLALLFPALVCALTAAATALLVADPPRPAPVEGVPPVRSPYRGSTHLPRVHVSSALLVVPQFAVASFTLIFLVHERHWDAAAAGRLVFAFQVAGAAGRIASGVWSDRVGSRLRPMRQLAVTSAALMVVIALGAWSGLWFVVAGFALGAVVTVADNGLAYTAVAEFAGREWSGRALGVQNTVQNVAAIATAPVLAAVIGDSRYAVGFALVAVFPLLAIPLTPVRAERRAADEQARNAERAARS, translated from the coding sequence GTGGCGGAGCGGCGGCGGTGGACGATCCTCGTGGTCGGCACGCTCGCGCAGGCCGCGACCTGCTCGTTCCTGTACGGGATCCCGATGCTCGTCCCGGCGCTGCGGGCCGAGGGCCTGAGCCTGTTCGAGGCGAGCCTGCTCGTGTCGGCGCCCATGGTGGGTCTGCTGCTGACGCTCATCGCCTGGGGCGCCGCCGCCGACCGCTACGGCGAGCACGTCGTCATCGTCACCGGCGTCGGCGCCTCCGCCGTCCTGCTGGCGTGCGCCGCCGTCGTGCCGGGGTCGGCCGGGCTCGCCGTGCTGCTCGCGCTGGCCGGCGCGTTCGGCGCGTCGGTCAACGCCGCCAGCGGCCGGGTGGTGATGGGCTGGTTCCCCGTCGCCGAACGCGGCCTGGCCATGGGCACCCGGCAGACCGCGCAGCCGCTCGGGGTCGCGATCGCCGCGCTCGCGCTGCCCACTCTCGGGCGGGAGCACGGCGCGCACCTGGCGCTGCTGTTCCCCGCGCTGGTCTGCGCGCTGACCGCCGCCGCGACCGCCCTGCTGGTCGCCGACCCGCCGCGGCCGGCCCCGGTCGAGGGTGTGCCCCCCGTCCGCTCGCCCTACCGGGGCTCGACCCACCTGCCCCGCGTCCACGTGTCGAGCGCGCTGCTCGTCGTCCCGCAGTTCGCGGTCGCGTCGTTCACGCTGATCTTCCTCGTCCACGAGCGACACTGGGACGCCGCCGCGGCGGGTCGGCTGGTGTTCGCCTTCCAGGTCGCGGGGGCGGCCGGCCGCATCGCGTCCGGGGTCTGGTCCGACCGCGTCGGCAGCCGGCTGCGCCCCATGCGCCAGCTCGCGGTGACGTCGGCGGCGCTGATGGTCGTCATCGCGCTCGGGGCGTGGTCCGGTCTGTGGTTCGTCGTCGCGGGGTTCGCCCTCGGTGCCGTCGTCACGGTCGCCGACAACGGCCTGGCCTACACCGCCGTCGCCGAGTTCGCCGGGCGCGAGTGGTCCGGACGCGCGCTCGGTGTGCAGAACACGGTCCAGAACGTCGCGGCCATCGCCACCGCGCCCGTGCTCGCCGCCGTCATCGGCGACTCGCGCTACGCCGTCGGCTTCGCCCTCGTCGCCGTCTTCCCGCTGCTCGCGATCCCGCTCACGCCGGTCCGCGCCGAGCGGCGGGCGGCCGACGAACAGGCTCGGAACGCGGAACGGGCCGCGCGATCGTGA
- a CDS encoding alpha/beta fold hydrolase, producing the protein MPITSRSVVADGHTIALTEAGPADAPVIVLLHGLASDSGTWDRAVGPLAAHGLHVYAVDLLGHGASDKPRHGYLLDDFAASLRDLFRVLGIASATVCGHSLGGAVAVHFCSQHPDLVDRLVLVSAGGLGREVHPVLRAAALPVAPAVLRLVTRPALRRLYRSPGLHRALRLTPDNVVNLRRAGRALGDAAGQAAFFAALRGVIEPGGQRGNFMDMGTLAAHVPTMLVWNEGDPVIPVRHARAAHEHLPGSRLLVFPNRSHEPHRASAQHFADEVAAFVAETDPAMRDDRPLS; encoded by the coding sequence GTGCCCATTACCTCGCGCTCGGTGGTGGCGGACGGGCACACCATCGCCCTCACCGAGGCGGGGCCGGCCGACGCCCCGGTGATCGTCCTGCTGCACGGACTCGCCTCCGACAGCGGGACGTGGGACCGCGCCGTCGGCCCGCTCGCCGCGCACGGGCTGCACGTCTACGCCGTCGATCTGCTCGGCCACGGCGCCTCGGACAAACCCCGTCACGGCTACCTGCTCGACGACTTCGCCGCATCGTTGCGCGACCTGTTCCGCGTCCTGGGCATCGCCTCGGCCACCGTGTGCGGTCACTCCCTCGGCGGCGCGGTCGCGGTGCACTTCTGCTCGCAGCATCCCGACCTGGTCGACCGGCTCGTGCTGGTCTCGGCCGGCGGGCTCGGCCGCGAGGTGCACCCGGTGCTGCGCGCCGCCGCCCTGCCGGTCGCGCCGGCCGTCCTCCGACTCGTCACCCGCCCCGCCCTGCGGCGCCTCTACCGCAGCCCCGGGCTGCACCGGGCGTTGCGACTCACCCCGGACAACGTCGTCAACCTGCGTCGCGCCGGACGGGCGTTGGGGGACGCCGCCGGTCAGGCCGCCTTCTTCGCCGCGCTCCGCGGCGTGATCGAGCCCGGCGGCCAGCGCGGCAACTTCATGGACATGGGGACGCTCGCCGCCCACGTCCCGACGATGCTGGTCTGGAACGAGGGCGACCCGGTGATCCCGGTGCGGCACGCCCGCGCCGCGCACGAGCACCTGCCCGGCAGCCGGCTGCTGGTCTTCCCGAACCGTTCCCACGAGCCGCATCGCGCGTCGGCACAGCACTTCGCCGACGAGGTGGCGGCATTCGTCGCCGAGACCGATCCCGCTATGCGAGACGACCGTCCCTTATCTTGA
- a CDS encoding response regulator — protein sequence MTEQPRSSLDVLLVEDDPGDVLIAEEALKASKLRSRLTVVPDGIEALAYLRRENGYQDAERPDLILLDLNLPRKSGHEVLAEVKEDPELRRIPVVVLTTSGASEDVERSYDLHANVFVTKPVDFDHFAEVVREIDSFFLTVAKLPDA from the coding sequence GTGACGGAGCAACCGCGCTCGTCGCTGGACGTCCTGCTGGTCGAGGACGACCCGGGTGACGTCCTCATCGCCGAGGAGGCGTTGAAGGCGAGCAAGCTGCGTTCGCGCCTGACCGTCGTCCCGGACGGCATCGAGGCGCTGGCCTACCTGCGTCGAGAGAACGGCTACCAGGACGCCGAGCGCCCCGATCTGATCCTGCTCGACCTGAACCTGCCGCGAAAGAGCGGCCACGAGGTCCTGGCCGAGGTCAAGGAGGACCCGGAGCTGCGCCGGATCCCCGTCGTCGTGCTGACCACCTCGGGCGCGAGCGAGGACGTCGAGCGCAGCTACGACCTGCACGCGAACGTCTTCGTCACCAAGCCCGTCGACTTCGACCACTTCGCCGAGGTCGTGCGCGAGATCGACAGCTTCTTCCTCACCGTCGCCAAGCTGCCCGACGCCTGA
- a CDS encoding sensor histidine kinase, protein MSAAVPDGPAAGEIRGRSRDWTLRGRLGKAFGAVCAVMLVLILAVVVSALLFVRAGNDVIDRWQPALTTSARLLTDLVDQETGLRGYALTRDPQFLEPYRRHANDETRDRSQLSSLIAEDEGIRRRWDDLRAATERWRAEIAEPAVARIADDPAAGVAIVGSAGAKARFDAIRSRAAALDVVLRTRVADARSERVRDGVLFGVSGALLVVVLVGSGLVLWRGLARWVLTPVETLAGQTRSVARGDMHRRIVPVGPHELTSLAEDVEAMRLRIATELGRAEAIGAELRARGEELARSNDDLQQFAYVASHDLSEPLRKVANFCQLLERQYGPQLDDRARQYIHFAVDGAKRMQVLITDLLALSRVGRGTEGFERIDLDVKLDQAIANLGDKFTEAGAVVERLTPLPTVDGDRALLVSLLENLVGNAVKYRREDVAPVVRVSAEVDPDTRVWTITVSDNGIGIDAEYAERIFAVFQRLHLRDQYGGTGIGLALCRKIVEFHGGRIWLAAVESADTASSGATFRFTLPEVRNAKLGDGATALVAGRPAGRGRPG, encoded by the coding sequence GTGAGCGCTGCGGTGCCCGACGGCCCGGCGGCGGGCGAGATCCGCGGTCGGTCGCGCGACTGGACGCTGCGGGGCCGGCTCGGCAAGGCATTCGGGGCCGTCTGCGCCGTCATGCTCGTGCTCATCCTCGCCGTCGTGGTCTCGGCACTGCTCTTCGTGCGGGCGGGCAACGACGTCATCGACCGCTGGCAGCCGGCCCTCACGACGAGCGCGCGGCTGCTGACCGACCTCGTCGACCAGGAGACGGGTTTGCGCGGTTACGCGCTTACTCGCGACCCGCAATTCCTCGAGCCGTACCGACGGCACGCGAACGACGAGACCCGCGACCGCAGCCAGCTGTCCTCGTTGATCGCCGAGGACGAAGGGATCCGGCGGCGGTGGGACGACCTGCGCGCGGCGACGGAACGCTGGCGTGCCGAGATCGCCGAACCGGCGGTGGCCCGGATCGCCGACGATCCCGCGGCCGGCGTGGCGATCGTCGGGAGCGCCGGAGCCAAGGCCCGGTTCGACGCGATCCGTTCGCGCGCCGCGGCGCTCGACGTCGTCCTCCGCACCCGGGTGGCCGACGCGCGATCCGAACGCGTCCGTGACGGTGTCCTCTTCGGCGTGTCCGGCGCCCTGCTCGTCGTCGTGCTCGTCGGTTCCGGCCTCGTCCTGTGGCGCGGGCTGGCCCGATGGGTCCTCACGCCGGTGGAGACGCTGGCCGGCCAGACCCGCTCGGTCGCCCGGGGTGACATGCACCGTCGGATCGTCCCCGTCGGTCCGCACGAGCTGACGTCACTGGCCGAGGACGTCGAGGCGATGCGGCTGCGGATCGCGACCGAGCTCGGCCGGGCCGAGGCGATCGGCGCGGAACTGCGCGCCCGCGGCGAGGAGCTCGCCCGCTCCAACGACGATCTGCAGCAGTTCGCCTACGTCGCGTCGCACGACCTGTCCGAGCCGTTGCGCAAGGTCGCGAACTTCTGCCAGCTCCTCGAACGGCAGTACGGCCCGCAGCTCGACGATCGCGCCCGCCAGTACATCCACTTCGCCGTCGACGGGGCGAAGCGGATGCAGGTGCTCATCACCGACCTGCTCGCGCTCTCACGCGTCGGCCGCGGCACCGAGGGCTTCGAGCGGATCGACCTGGACGTGAAGCTCGACCAGGCGATCGCCAACCTGGGCGACAAGTTCACCGAGGCGGGTGCCGTGGTCGAGCGGCTGACGCCGCTGCCGACCGTCGACGGCGACCGGGCCCTGCTCGTGTCGCTGCTGGAGAACCTCGTCGGCAACGCGGTGAAGTACCGCCGCGAGGACGTCGCACCGGTGGTCCGGGTGTCGGCCGAGGTCGACCCGGACACCCGGGTCTGGACGATCACCGTGAGCGACAACGGCATCGGGATCGACGCCGAGTACGCCGAACGCATCTTCGCGGTGTTCCAGCGACTCCATCTGCGCGACCAGTACGGGGGCACCGGAATCGGCCTCGCGCTGTGCCGCAAGATCGTGGAGTTCCACGGCGGGCGTATCTGGCTCGCTGCCGTAGAGTCTGCTGACACTGCCAGTTCCGGGGCGACCTTCCGGTTCACGCTTCCGGAGGTACGCAATGCCAAACTCGGTGACGGAGCAACCGCGCTCGTCGCTGGACGTCCTGCTGGTCGAGGACGACCCGGGTGA
- a CDS encoding PP2C family protein-serine/threonine phosphatase, with the protein MDSTDSRAFDRSADVPDRVADARILLVEDDHGDAVLVQAALDEAGVPDSAVVWTRSLGEALDALAAAPDCVLLDLGLPDSEGYGAVHKMVEAAPDVAVIVLTGRQERDGLDALAAGAQDYLVKDAITAELLERSIRYAIERKRAQHAQQRLREMSLSAAEQARLERGLLPRPLLTTDGVRCATHYRPGRDDAVLGGDFFDVVEPRPGVVRAVIGDVMGHGPDEAALGVHLRVGWRSLLLSGIPDDEMLPALGRLLDAEEARGTHFATVCDLTLADGTLTLRVAGHPAPVLSRDGTAEYLPVAVGVPLGVRAANVPDRGWQETRVPLPAGASVLLYTDGLLDAFTTDHTLGSIGVDELVTAVRARPVDATSAQDWIAALLAAAPRVPIDDTAVVVLTIS; encoded by the coding sequence GTGGACTCCACCGATTCCCGCGCGTTCGACCGGTCCGCCGACGTGCCCGACCGGGTGGCGGACGCCCGGATCCTGCTCGTCGAGGACGACCACGGCGACGCCGTGCTGGTGCAGGCCGCACTCGACGAGGCGGGCGTTCCGGACTCCGCAGTCGTGTGGACCCGCTCCCTGGGCGAGGCGCTCGACGCCCTGGCCGCCGCGCCGGACTGCGTGCTGCTCGACCTCGGCCTGCCCGACTCCGAGGGCTACGGTGCGGTGCACAAGATGGTCGAGGCAGCGCCGGACGTGGCGGTCATCGTGCTCACCGGACGGCAGGAGCGCGACGGTCTCGACGCGCTCGCCGCGGGCGCGCAGGACTATCTCGTCAAGGACGCCATCACCGCGGAGCTGCTCGAACGCTCCATCCGCTACGCCATCGAGCGCAAGCGGGCGCAGCACGCGCAGCAACGCCTGCGCGAGATGAGCCTGAGCGCGGCCGAGCAGGCCCGACTGGAACGCGGCCTGCTGCCGCGCCCGCTGCTCACGACCGACGGCGTGCGGTGCGCGACGCACTACCGTCCCGGTCGCGACGACGCCGTGCTCGGCGGCGACTTCTTCGATGTCGTCGAGCCGCGTCCCGGCGTCGTCCGGGCGGTCATCGGTGACGTGATGGGGCACGGTCCCGACGAGGCCGCGCTGGGCGTCCACCTGCGGGTGGGGTGGCGCTCGTTGCTGCTCTCGGGCATCCCCGACGACGAGATGCTGCCCGCGCTCGGGCGGTTGCTGGACGCCGAGGAGGCGCGCGGCACCCACTTCGCCACGGTCTGCGACCTCACCCTCGCCGACGGCACGCTGACCCTGCGCGTCGCCGGCCACCCCGCGCCCGTGCTGAGTCGCGACGGCACGGCGGAGTACCTGCCCGTCGCGGTCGGCGTGCCGCTCGGCGTCCGGGCAGCCAACGTCCCCGACCGCGGCTGGCAGGAGACGCGGGTGCCGCTGCCCGCAGGGGCGTCGGTGCTGCTCTACACCGACGGACTGCTCGACGCGTTCACCACCGATCACACTCTCGGCAGCATCGGCGTCGACGAGCTGGTAACTGCGGTGCGCGCGCGACCCGTCGACGCGACGTCCGCCCAGGACTGGATCGCGGCGCTGCTCGCGGCCGCGCCGCGCGTTCCCATCGACGACACGGCAGTGGTCGTGCTGACCATCTCGTGA
- a CDS encoding MarR family winged helix-turn-helix transcriptional regulator, producing the protein MNERRASGGREATDRDVRWLSDAEQRAWRAFLEMQARLNAQLNRELQETSGLSSADFAVLVTLSEHPDGRVRVLELARGLQWEKSRLSHQLTRMQQRGLVDRSYCSEDRRGAFIVLTDAGRRAVEAAAPTHVAGVRRYLFDGLDERQVAALDAISRGTLDRIAAACAGHPDPIAAECDGAGAVTSADTTGEHVPPR; encoded by the coding sequence ATGAACGAGCGACGGGCGTCCGGTGGCCGCGAGGCGACCGACCGGGACGTGCGCTGGCTCTCCGACGCCGAACAGCGCGCGTGGCGCGCGTTCCTCGAGATGCAGGCCCGCCTCAACGCCCAGCTGAACCGCGAGCTGCAGGAGACCTCGGGCCTGTCCAGCGCCGACTTCGCCGTCCTGGTCACCTTGAGCGAGCACCCCGACGGTCGCGTCCGCGTGCTCGAGCTCGCGCGCGGCCTGCAGTGGGAGAAGAGCCGCCTGTCGCACCAGCTCACCCGCATGCAGCAGCGCGGGCTCGTCGACCGTTCGTACTGCAGCGAGGACCGGCGTGGCGCCTTCATCGTGCTGACCGACGCCGGCCGGCGCGCCGTCGAGGCCGCGGCGCCGACCCATGTCGCCGGGGTGCGGCGCTACCTGTTCGACGGCCTCGACGAACGGCAGGTCGCTGCCCTGGACGCCATCTCCCGCGGCACGCTCGACCGCATCGCCGCGGCGTGCGCCGGCCACCCCGACCCGATCGCGGCGGAGTGCGACGGCGCCGGTGCGGTGACGAGTGCGGACACAACGGGCGAACACGTCCCTCCCCGCTGA
- a CDS encoding YceI family protein, with translation MTSTQTDFAALTGIYTIDPAHSRLGFVARHAMVTKVRGNFNDFEGAATIDGANPSQSSVSVTARVASIDTRNEQRDGHLRTNDFLDAEQFPELTFRSTAVAHEGGEDFQVTGDLTIKGVTKSVTFPLEFQGSAKDPFGNERIGFEGSTQIVRSEYGISFNAALETGGVLVSDKITIELEISAIKNA, from the coding sequence ATGACCTCCACCCAGACCGACTTCGCCGCCCTCACCGGCATCTACACGATCGACCCGGCCCACAGCCGGCTCGGCTTCGTCGCCCGCCACGCGATGGTGACCAAGGTCCGTGGCAACTTCAACGACTTCGAGGGCGCCGCGACCATCGACGGCGCGAACCCGTCGCAGTCGTCGGTGTCGGTCACCGCGCGCGTCGCCAGCATCGACACCCGCAACGAGCAGCGTGACGGCCACCTGCGCACCAACGACTTCCTCGACGCCGAGCAGTTCCCCGAGCTGACCTTCCGCTCGACCGCCGTCGCGCACGAGGGCGGCGAGGACTTCCAGGTCACCGGCGACCTCACCATCAAGGGCGTCACCAAGTCCGTCACCTTCCCGCTCGAGTTCCAGGGCTCGGCGAAGGACCCGTTCGGCAACGAGCGCATCGGCTTCGAGGGTTCGACCCAGATCGTGCGCAGCGAGTACGGCATCAGCTTCAACGCCGCGCTCGAGACCGGCGGCGTCCTCGTCAGCGACAAGATCACCATCGAGCTCGAGATCTCGGCCATCAAGAACGCCTGA
- a CDS encoding SDR family oxidoreductase: MKSVAGKNVLVTGAAQGLGKLFATRAVEENAAAVVLWDVNEAKLKETAVELEAAGGTVHTYVVDVSAAQQVQDAAASVRADVGDVHVLINNAGIVRGNGYFWDNAVSDIEATMTINALAPMYITREFLPAMIASEQECRVVTIASSAGLTSVPRLAAYCGSKWAATGWSDSVRLELEKAGHKHVRVTTVCPTYINTGMFDGAQGILFTPMLEQDDVVADTWREMLKGGPQLILPWTSRLSKAVTGVLPVKIRDIWLDRTGVYDSMAKFTGHGK, from the coding sequence ATGAAGTCGGTCGCGGGCAAGAACGTCCTGGTCACCGGGGCGGCACAGGGTCTCGGCAAGCTGTTCGCGACCCGCGCGGTGGAGGAGAACGCCGCCGCGGTCGTCCTCTGGGACGTCAACGAGGCCAAGCTCAAGGAGACCGCCGTCGAGCTGGAGGCCGCCGGGGGGACCGTGCACACCTACGTCGTGGACGTGTCGGCCGCCCAGCAGGTGCAGGACGCGGCCGCGTCGGTACGGGCCGACGTCGGCGACGTGCACGTCCTGATCAACAACGCCGGCATCGTGCGCGGCAACGGGTACTTCTGGGACAACGCGGTGAGTGACATCGAGGCGACGATGACGATCAACGCGCTCGCGCCGATGTACATCACCCGCGAGTTCCTGCCCGCCATGATCGCCTCGGAGCAGGAGTGTCGCGTCGTCACGATCGCGTCGTCGGCCGGCCTGACCTCGGTCCCGCGGCTCGCGGCCTACTGCGGGTCGAAGTGGGCGGCCACCGGCTGGTCGGACTCGGTGCGGCTGGAACTGGAGAAGGCCGGTCACAAGCACGTGCGGGTGACGACGGTGTGCCCGACTTATATCAACACCGGCATGTTCGACGGCGCGCAGGGGATCCTGTTCACGCCGATGCTCGAGCAGGACGACGTGGTGGCTGACACCTGGCGCGAGATGCTCAAGGGCGGCCCGCAGCTGATCCTGCCGTGGACCTCACGGCTCAGCAAAGCCGTCACCGGGGTGCTGCCGGTGAAGATCCGCGACATCTGGCTCGACCGCACCGGTGTCTACGACTCGATGGCCAAGTTCACCGGTCACGGTAAATAG
- a CDS encoding succinic semialdehyde dehydrogenase yields MTATVRERPERGPAPRRRAATDRALPADRVAALVARAAAGGAEPVTTHAPATGALVADLPQSSPADIDAAFERARAAQQQWARRPLAERVRVLARLHDLVLARQREILDILQTETGKARAHAFEEVADVAINARYYARTAKHHLRSHDRMGVLPGLTTAHEARRPVGVVVVISPWNYPLALSVSDALPALVAGNAVVSRPDNQTALTTLWAHELAEEAGLPADLWQVVLGRGRDVGAPLIERADFVDYTGSTATGRDIAAQASARLIGCSLELGGKNPMLVLADADPRKAADGAVRACYSSAGQLCESMERLYVHTDVYDEFVEAFLERVERIRLGAELSYDSDMGSLTFARQLDTVVTHVEDAVAKGATVLAGGRARPDLGPYFYEPTVLTDVTADMLVHREETFGPVVSLYRVDTDDEAVTQANDTAYGLNASVWTRDVGHGRRVAERIRAGAVNVNEGYTAAWASVQAPSGGLGDSGLGRRHGAEGILKYTNTQTVAVQRLLPIAPLPGMSDAVWARTMTAALWAFRRVGIK; encoded by the coding sequence ATGACCGCCACCGTCCGAGAGCGTCCCGAGCGGGGACCGGCCCCTCGCCGCCGCGCCGCCACCGACCGCGCGCTGCCCGCGGATCGCGTCGCCGCCCTCGTCGCCCGCGCCGCCGCGGGCGGTGCCGAGCCGGTGACGACGCACGCTCCGGCCACCGGCGCGTTGGTCGCCGACCTGCCGCAGTCCTCGCCGGCCGACATCGACGCGGCGTTCGAGCGTGCCCGAGCCGCGCAGCAGCAGTGGGCGCGGCGCCCGCTGGCCGAGCGGGTACGGGTGCTCGCCCGGCTGCACGACCTCGTCCTCGCCCGGCAGCGCGAGATCCTCGACATCCTGCAGACCGAGACCGGCAAGGCGCGGGCACACGCGTTCGAAGAGGTCGCCGACGTGGCGATCAACGCCCGCTACTACGCCCGCACCGCCAAGCACCACCTGCGCTCGCACGACCGCATGGGCGTGCTCCCCGGGTTGACCACCGCCCACGAGGCGCGGCGCCCGGTCGGCGTGGTCGTCGTCATCTCGCCGTGGAACTACCCGCTGGCCCTGTCGGTCTCCGACGCGCTGCCCGCCCTCGTCGCCGGCAACGCGGTGGTCTCCCGGCCGGACAACCAGACCGCGCTGACGACGCTGTGGGCGCACGAGCTCGCCGAGGAGGCCGGGCTGCCGGCCGACCTCTGGCAGGTCGTGCTCGGCCGCGGCCGCGACGTCGGAGCCCCGCTGATCGAGCGCGCGGACTTCGTCGACTACACCGGGTCCACCGCCACCGGCCGCGACATCGCCGCCCAGGCGTCGGCACGGCTGATCGGGTGCTCGCTCGAGCTCGGCGGCAAGAACCCGATGCTGGTGCTGGCCGACGCCGACCCGCGCAAGGCCGCCGACGGCGCCGTCCGCGCCTGCTACTCCTCCGCCGGGCAGCTGTGCGAGTCGATGGAACGCCTCTACGTCCACACCGACGTCTACGACGAGTTCGTCGAGGCCTTCCTCGAGCGCGTCGAACGGATCCGGCTCGGGGCCGAGCTCTCCTACGACTCGGACATGGGCTCGCTGACCTTCGCCCGTCAGCTCGACACCGTCGTCACCCACGTCGAGGACGCCGTGGCGAAGGGGGCGACCGTGCTCGCCGGCGGGCGTGCGCGCCCCGATCTGGGCCCGTACTTCTACGAGCCGACCGTGCTCACCGACGTCACGGCCGACATGCTCGTGCATCGCGAGGAGACGTTCGGCCCGGTCGTCTCGCTGTACCGCGTCGACACCGACGACGAGGCGGTCACGCAGGCCAACGACACCGCCTACGGCCTCAACGCGAGCGTGTGGACGCGCGACGTCGGTCACGGCCGTCGGGTCGCCGAGCGCATCCGTGCCGGGGCGGTGAACGTCAACGAGGGTTACACCGCCGCCTGGGCTAGCGTGCAGGCGCCGTCCGGGGGGCTCGGCGACTCCGGCCTGGGACGCCGGCACGGTGCCGAGGGCATCCTCAAGTACACGAACACGCAGACGGTCGCGGTGCAGCGGCTGCTGCCCATCGCGCCGCTGCCGGGTATGTCGGACGCGGTGTGGGCGAGGACGATGACCGCGGCGCTGTGGGCCTTCCGCCGCGTCGGCATCAAGTAG